A window of the Tiliqua scincoides isolate rTilSci1 chromosome 5, rTilSci1.hap2, whole genome shotgun sequence genome harbors these coding sequences:
- the LOC136654286 gene encoding olfactory receptor 5AR1-like, translated as INNIDLEVKSTPTKELLARSPVTEFILLGLSSDPDVQLILFGLFLLCYLMALGGNTLILLITALDSRLHNPMYFFLGNLSVVDIGFTSSTVPKMLISYLSQDKRISLAGSFSKMYFFISFGGVECLLLGVMAYDRYAAICHPLHYGVFMNPKTCVWLAASAWILGLVNSGVHSGMMSLLSFCRDNVIRHFFCDVPPLFQLSCSDTQANQIATFVVGGGVIMCSFLVTLVSYVYIVSAIVRIRTKEGRLKAFSTCASHLTVVNIYFGTIIFTYIRPNSTYSQEQDRILSVLYGILTPMLNPIIYSLRNKDVQGALRKAMGRA; from the exons atcaataacattgaccttgaggtgaa GAGCACTCCAACAAAAGAGCTGTTAGCCAGAAGCCCTGTTACTGAATTTATACTCCTGGGGCTCTCCAGTGACCCAGACGTCCAACTCATTCTCTTtggtctctttctcctttgctactTGATGGCCCTAGGTGGAAACACTCTCATTCTTCTCATCACCGCTTTGGACAGCAGACTGCacaaccccatgtatttctttctgGGTAATCTCTCTGTCGTGGACATTGGGTTCACATCTTCCACTGTTCCCAAGATGCTGATAAGTTATCTCTCTCAGGACAAgcgaatctcccttgctggttCCTTCTCCAAAATGTATTTCTTCATCTCCTTTGGTGGCGTTGAATGCCTCCTGCTGGGTGTGATGGCATATGACCGGTATGCTGCCATTTGCCACCCACTGCACTATGGTGTATTCATGAACCCCAAAACGTGTGTGTGGCTGGCAGCATCTGCCTGGATTCTGGGCTTGGTTAACTCTGGTGTGCACTCTGGCATGATGTCCCTTTTGTCATTCTGCCGGGACAATGTCATCCGACACTTCTTTTGTGACGTCCCACCCCTGTTTCAGCTCTCCTGTTCTGACACTCAGGCCAATCAAATTGCGACCTTTGTGGTGGGTGGAGGTGTGATCATGTGTTCATTTCTGGTTACTCTGGTGTCGTACGTCTATATAGTTTCGGCCATTGTCAGGATCCGCACCAAGGAAGGGCGTCTCAAGGCCTTTTCTACCTGTGCTTCTCACCTGACTGTGGTCAACATCTACTTTGGCACCATCATCTTCACATACATCCGTCCCAACTCCACATACTCCCAGGAGCAGGATCGGATTTTGTCTGTGCTATACGGGATTCTCACACCAATGCTTAATCCAATCATCTATAGCTTGAGAAACAAGGATGTGCAAGGGGCACTCCGGAAAGCCATGGGTAGGGCATAA